From the Lepidochelys kempii isolate rLepKem1 chromosome 2, rLepKem1.hap2, whole genome shotgun sequence genome, one window contains:
- the LOC140906250 gene encoding casein kinase II subunit alpha-like isoform X3: MSGPVPSRARVYADVNTQRPREYWDYESHVVEWGNQDDYQLVRKLGRGKYSEVFEAINITNNEKVVVKILKPVKKKKIKREIKILENLRGGPNIISLLDIVKDPVSRTPALVFEHVNNTDFKLRLIDWGLAEFYHPGQEYNVRVASRYFKGPELLVDYQMYDYSLDMWSLGCMLASMIFRKEPFFHGHDNYDQLVRIAKVLGTEDLYDYIDKYNIELDPRFNDILGRHSRKRWERFVHSENQHLVSTEALDFLDKLLRYDHQTRLTAREAMEHPYFYPIAKDPARMGPSAGLSASNTPVSSSSMLAGLTSMSASQPIGSLAASPIISSPNALGSPVPAAAGVQP, from the exons CAACCAAGATGACTACCAGCTTGTGCGGAAACTTGGCCGTGGCAAATACAGTGAAGTCTTTGAAGCCATCAACATCACGAACAATGAAAAAGTTGTGGTGAAAATCCTTAAG ccagtaaaaaagaagaaaatcaagcgTGAGATTAAGATCCTGGAGAATCTCCGAGGAGGCCCCAATATTATCAGTCTGCTAGATATAGTCAAAGACCCCGTG TCTCGCACGCCTGCCCTGGTCTTTGAACATGTCAACAACACAGACTTCAAG CTGCGACTGATAGACTGGGGGCTGGCTGAGTTCTATCATCCTGGGCAGGAGTACAATGTTCGCGTGGCCTCGAGGTATTTCAAGGGACCGGAGCTCTTGGTAGACTACCAG ATGTATGACTACAGCTTGGACATGTGGAGTTTGGGCTGCATGTTGGCCAGTATGATCTTCCGGAAGGAGCCCTTCTTCCACGGCCATGATAACTATGACCAG cttgtgCGGATCGCGAAAGTGCTGGGAACGGAGGATCTGTACGACTACATTGACAAGTACAACATCGAGCTGGATCCCCGTTTTAATGACATCCTAGGCAG ACATTCCCGCAAGCGGTGGGAACGCTTCGTGCACAGTGAGAACCAGCACCTCGTGAGCACAGAGGCACTCGACTTCCTGGACAAGCTCCTGCGCTACGACCACCAGACGCGGCTCACTGCCCGGGAGGCCATGGAGCACCCGTACTTCT ATCCCATAGCGAAAGATCCAGCCAGGATGGGCCCCTCAGCTGGACTGTCAGCCAGTAACACACCTGTCAGCTCCTCCAGTATGTTGGCAG GTCTTACCTCAATGTCTGCATCCCAGCCCATTGGCAGCTTGGCCGCATCGCCCATCATCTCCTCTCCAAATGCTCTGGGGTCGCCAGTTCCTGCTGCAGCTGGAGTGCAGCCCTGA
- the LOC140906250 gene encoding casein kinase II subunit alpha-like isoform X2, giving the protein MSGPVPSRARVYADVNTQRPREYWDYESHVVEWGNQDDYQLVRKLGRGKYSEVFEAINITNNEKVVVKILKPVKKKKIKREIKILENLRGGPNIISLLDIVKDPVSRTPALVFEHVNNTDFKALDYCHSMGVMHRDVKPHNVMIDHEHRKLRLIDWGLAEFYHPGQEYNVRVASRYFKGPELLVDYQMYDYSLDMWSLGCMLASMIFRKEPFFHGHDNYDQLVRIAKVLGTEDLYDYIDKYNIELDPRFNDILGRHSRKRWERFVHSENQHLVSTEALDFLDKLLRYDHQTRLTAREAMEHPYFYPIAKDPARMGPSAGLSASNTPVSSSSMLAGLTSMSASQPIGSLAASPIISSPNALGSPVPAAAGVQP; this is encoded by the exons CAACCAAGATGACTACCAGCTTGTGCGGAAACTTGGCCGTGGCAAATACAGTGAAGTCTTTGAAGCCATCAACATCACGAACAATGAAAAAGTTGTGGTGAAAATCCTTAAG ccagtaaaaaagaagaaaatcaagcgTGAGATTAAGATCCTGGAGAATCTCCGAGGAGGCCCCAATATTATCAGTCTGCTAGATATAGTCAAAGACCCCGTG TCTCGCACGCCTGCCCTGGTCTTTGAACATGTCAACAACACAGACTTCAAG GCACTGGATTACTGTCACAGTATGGGGGTCATGCATCGAGATGTCAAGCCACACAATGTCATGATAGACCATGAGCACAGAAAG CTGCGACTGATAGACTGGGGGCTGGCTGAGTTCTATCATCCTGGGCAGGAGTACAATGTTCGCGTGGCCTCGAGGTATTTCAAGGGACCGGAGCTCTTGGTAGACTACCAG ATGTATGACTACAGCTTGGACATGTGGAGTTTGGGCTGCATGTTGGCCAGTATGATCTTCCGGAAGGAGCCCTTCTTCCACGGCCATGATAACTATGACCAG cttgtgCGGATCGCGAAAGTGCTGGGAACGGAGGATCTGTACGACTACATTGACAAGTACAACATCGAGCTGGATCCCCGTTTTAATGACATCCTAGGCAG ACATTCCCGCAAGCGGTGGGAACGCTTCGTGCACAGTGAGAACCAGCACCTCGTGAGCACAGAGGCACTCGACTTCCTGGACAAGCTCCTGCGCTACGACCACCAGACGCGGCTCACTGCCCGGGAGGCCATGGAGCACCCGTACTTCT ATCCCATAGCGAAAGATCCAGCCAGGATGGGCCCCTCAGCTGGACTGTCAGCCAGTAACACACCTGTCAGCTCCTCCAGTATGTTGGCAG GTCTTACCTCAATGTCTGCATCCCAGCCCATTGGCAGCTTGGCCGCATCGCCCATCATCTCCTCTCCAAATGCTCTGGGGTCGCCAGTTCCTGCTGCAGCTGGAGTGCAGCCCTGA
- the LOC140906250 gene encoding casein kinase II subunit alpha-like isoform X1 gives MSGPVPSRARVYADVNTQRPREYWDYESHVVEWGNQDDYQLVRKLGRGKYSEVFEAINITNNEKVVVKILKPVKKKKIKREIKILENLRGGPNIISLLDIVKDPVSRTPALVFEHVNNTDFKQLYQTLSDFDIRFYMYEILKALDYCHSMGVMHRDVKPHNVMIDHEHRKLRLIDWGLAEFYHPGQEYNVRVASRYFKGPELLVDYQMYDYSLDMWSLGCMLASMIFRKEPFFHGHDNYDQLVRIAKVLGTEDLYDYIDKYNIELDPRFNDILGRHSRKRWERFVHSENQHLVSTEALDFLDKLLRYDHQTRLTAREAMEHPYFYPIAKDPARMGPSAGLSASNTPVSSSSMLAGLTSMSASQPIGSLAASPIISSPNALGSPVPAAAGVQP, from the exons CAACCAAGATGACTACCAGCTTGTGCGGAAACTTGGCCGTGGCAAATACAGTGAAGTCTTTGAAGCCATCAACATCACGAACAATGAAAAAGTTGTGGTGAAAATCCTTAAG ccagtaaaaaagaagaaaatcaagcgTGAGATTAAGATCCTGGAGAATCTCCGAGGAGGCCCCAATATTATCAGTCTGCTAGATATAGTCAAAGACCCCGTG TCTCGCACGCCTGCCCTGGTCTTTGAACATGTCAACAACACAGACTTCAAG CAATTGTATCAGACACTATCTGACTTCGACATTCGATTCTACATGTATGAAATCCTAAAG GCACTGGATTACTGTCACAGTATGGGGGTCATGCATCGAGATGTCAAGCCACACAATGTCATGATAGACCATGAGCACAGAAAG CTGCGACTGATAGACTGGGGGCTGGCTGAGTTCTATCATCCTGGGCAGGAGTACAATGTTCGCGTGGCCTCGAGGTATTTCAAGGGACCGGAGCTCTTGGTAGACTACCAG ATGTATGACTACAGCTTGGACATGTGGAGTTTGGGCTGCATGTTGGCCAGTATGATCTTCCGGAAGGAGCCCTTCTTCCACGGCCATGATAACTATGACCAG cttgtgCGGATCGCGAAAGTGCTGGGAACGGAGGATCTGTACGACTACATTGACAAGTACAACATCGAGCTGGATCCCCGTTTTAATGACATCCTAGGCAG ACATTCCCGCAAGCGGTGGGAACGCTTCGTGCACAGTGAGAACCAGCACCTCGTGAGCACAGAGGCACTCGACTTCCTGGACAAGCTCCTGCGCTACGACCACCAGACGCGGCTCACTGCCCGGGAGGCCATGGAGCACCCGTACTTCT ATCCCATAGCGAAAGATCCAGCCAGGATGGGCCCCTCAGCTGGACTGTCAGCCAGTAACACACCTGTCAGCTCCTCCAGTATGTTGGCAG GTCTTACCTCAATGTCTGCATCCCAGCCCATTGGCAGCTTGGCCGCATCGCCCATCATCTCCTCTCCAAATGCTCTGGGGTCGCCAGTTCCTGCTGCAGCTGGAGTGCAGCCCTGA